tgtcctaacagcgctctgcacagacagcagtggaggacagtgagaggatctttactgagctcatccgctccattgagagaagccgctctgagctgatacgactgatcagagatcaggaaaagactgcagtgagtcgagctgaagaacgactggagcgactggagcaggagatcaatgatctgaggaggagagacgctgagctggagcagctttcacacacacaggatcacatccagttcctgcaggtaacacagaTCTAGAAGAACAGGATCATAGTGGACTTGAGCAGATCCTGCTGTGACAGAGACTCACAGAGACACACTTCATGAGTGTCTTATTATACAATCATCAGTCAGACTCTCATCTGATCATCTTTTGAAAGAGACACCACTTATAAATgagttttgatttctgttttctgtagagtttccagtctctctcagcacctcctgaatctacagacgTAAATGAAGATCTCTTCAGTTATCTCGTCTCTTCTGATGGtctgagagaatctgtccatcagctgagagacaaactggaggatttctgcaaagagcagctcaagaagatctcagacagaggtaaagtcctggagattcatctgctctgagatatgagtccataattatctcatatcatggagaacatcgtatgtgaccctggagcacaaaagcagtctgaagtctctggggtatatttgaagcaatagccaaaaataaattgcatgggtcaaaattatcgatttttcttttatgccaaaaatcattaggattttaggtaaagatcatgttccatgaagatatttataaatgttaaaacaaaaaattttgattagtaaaatgcattgctaagaacttaatttgtaaaatttaaaaggcgattttctcaatatttatatattttttttgcagcctcagattccaaatttttaaataattatatctcaaccaaatattgtcttcctaacaaaccatacatcagtgtaaggattatttattcagctttcagatgatgtataaatctcaattttgaaaaatttacacttatgttttgtgctccaggttcacaTTTTAGAAATGTCTTAGGAATGGATGTAGGatcatgagaatcacactgttcatgtctgttgattttCACAGTCACATTCACCAACATTGTTCCCAGAACCAGGAAcgacttcctacaatgtaagtcagtaagaaaacaagcagaaaaactcactgagtgtgttcatgttcttcctgtagaaggagaaagaagagttttataactgatgatgtaaatgatgatcAGCACTGATATCTGGTCATCTGTACTGAGACACTGATGATACACTGAACATGAAAagatcaaacagattcataattcctgattctgatgtgttttatctccatcagattcccgtcagctcactctggatctgaacacagtgaatAAATACCTCGgtctgtctgagaacaacagagtgattACTGGCAGTAGAATAGATCagtcgtatcctgatcatccagacagatttgatgcgtggcctcaggtgttgtgtagagagagtgtgtgtggacgctgttactgggagctgGAGTGGAGTGGATGTGATCATGGAGTGCGTATAGCAgcgtcatataagagcatcagcaggaagggacggGGTGTTGAGTGTTTGTTTGGAtctaatgatcagtcctggagtttgtacTGCTCTCCCTCCAGATACTCATTTGGACACAATAACATTGTGACTGATCTCCCTGTAGAGTCCATCAGcagtagaataggagtgtttgtggatcacagagcaggaactctgtccttctacagcgtctctgacacaatgagcctcatccacacagtccagaccacattcactcagacgCTCTATCCTGGATTTGGTGTTTATAGaggatcatcagtgaaactgtgttagACTCAGAATAGACTGACGagagattctacccataatgctttgagctgcAAGATAAATCAGGAACAGTAGATGTTATAGtgtctcttcttttctcttcatgacattaatactgcagctgaacttctgtcagtgaaataacatgaatcaaaataaatgtgtatatcaaATCCTCAAATAGTAGTTTCTATGCTTTTCTCGTCCTCTGCATGTGTTGACTGAAATCGTTTAGTTTTTAATGTAAAGTCAcatcagttatttttattattactttatttattaaaaatcctTTCAATTCAGATGATCACAGACAATAAATAATTTTCCTTATTCATCTCATGTTTCTCCAGCacttttcagtgttttgtgtTCTTTTGCCACTGATTTTATTGtcatgcctttgtgtgtgtgtgtgtgtgtgtgtgtgtgtgcgtgtgtgtgtgcgtccgtgcgtatgtgcgtgcgtgtgtgtgtgtgtgtgtgtgtgtgtgtctgtgtgtgcctcACTTGTTGGGGGGCAGGTCAGAAGTGCTGGGCAGTAACTGATTAATCTgcaatcagattccaaaaataaagTACCTCaagtatattacattttcaaatgctCATAGTtacttttggtcacactttatttaaaaGCTGCAGTCCATGACTTTTCTTTGgttaaaaatgatccaaaataaATTCTTGAGCAAGTACATTACCAGCCAAGGTTTCAACGCTATCTCCTTACCTTAGCCCGATTCACAATGTTATGcttgtaataatgttttctaatttaagtGGTACTGATACACAGGATTACACAAGATCAAATAGAACCAGTTCTAAGGAACATCAATTTGCTTTTTGTGTTAAAAGagcaatttatttatatgaatttcGAATGGTT
The window above is part of the Carassius auratus strain Wakin linkage group LG49B, ASM336829v1, whole genome shotgun sequence genome. Proteins encoded here:
- the LOC113068755 gene encoding tripartite motif-containing protein 16-like, producing the protein MAEARISQDEFMCPVCLDILKDPVTIQCGHSYCEICITDCWGQEDQTSVYSCPQCRETFSPRPALRKNTILAELVEKLKKTRLSADCDAGAGDVQCDVCTGRKYRAVKSCLMCLNSYCLNHLEQHESWFKGKRHNLTEATGRLQEMICQKHEKLLEVFCRTDQKCICVLCTMDEHKNHDTVSAAAQRTETQKQLKETQKTLQQRIQQREKDLQQLRETVESHKRSAQTAVEDSERIFTELIRSIERSRSELIRLIRDQEKTAVSRAEERLERLEQEINDLRRRDAELEQLSHTQDHIQFLQSFQSLSAPPESTDVNEDLFSYLVSSDGLRESVHQLRDKLEDFCKEQLKKISDRVTFTNIVPRTRNDFLQYSRQLTLDLNTVNKYLGLSENNRVITGSRIDQSYPDHPDRFDAWPQVLCRESVCGRCYWELEWSGCDHGVRIAASYKSISRKGRGVECLFGSNDQSWSLYCSPSRYSFGHNNIVTDLPVESISSRIGVFVDHRAGTLSFYSVSDTMSLIHTVQTTFTQTLYPGFGVYRGSSVKLC